The DNA segment GATTTCCGAGGCATCGGGCGAAAAAGAGGAAATCATCCTGGCTGACATAGATCTTCGAAAGCTTGAGGAAACCAGAAGAAACTGGCCTTTTCTCCGGGATCGAAGAATTGACGCCTACTCGGAGCTTCAGCAAAGGTTTATTGATAATGATTCCGGGACCTGAAATTGAGTGACTCGCACGCGGTTCGCTACAGACTTCCAGCTGAATGGGAGCCTCACGGCGCCACATGGCTCGTGTGGCCGCAGAACACAAGGGACTGGCCGGGAAAATTCCAGAAGATAAAATTTGTTTACCGCAAGATCGTAAGCCACCTTTTAGAATCGGAGAAAGTAAGAATAATCGTCAATCCCGGAGAAACCCGGAAGCACGTTAAGAGTTTTCTCAAAAAAGAATCAGTTGACCTTGCCAACGTAGAGTTTTACGAGTGCCCGACCAACAGGTCCTGGATACGGGACTCAGGACCTTTTTTCGTAAGGGAAGATTCCGCAGAGCCAAGCATTCTGGATTTCAGGTTTAACGGATGGGCAAAATACCACGACTGGGAAAACGACGACCTGGTCCCGGGATTCATCGCCGAAACCCTCGGTATTGACCTGTTAAGTCCAAACCGCCTCGGAAAGAAAATCGTTCTTGAGGGCGGAAGCATTGATGTAAACGGAAAAGGTTCTCTCATCACGACAGAGCAGTGCCTTTTAAGCTTGGATAAACAGGCAAGAAACCCTTCCTTCGAGAAAAAAGACTACGAGGAGATATTTTCCGAGTACCTAGGCGCAACGAATGTTCTTTGGCTGAGCGAAGGAATTGAAGGGGATGACACAAACGGTCATGTCGACGATATATGCCGGTTTATCGACCCCTCGACCGTTGTTTTATCTCTAGAGGACAGTCCCGAAGATCCGAACTGCTCACCGCTTCGCGAAAACCTCGAGATACTCCAAGACCTTAGACTCGAGGACGGGGGGAAAATCGAGGTCGTGCCTCTTCCGATGCCCTCCCCTCTTTTTTTTGACGGCGAGAGGCTTCCGGCGACTTACGCCAATTTCTATATCTCAAACGAAAAGGTTCTAGTTCCCACCTATAACGACCCGAAGGACCGTGAGGCACTCGGCATACTGTCGGAGCTTTTTCCCGCAAAGCGTGTCGTGGGAATAGACTGTGTTGATCTTGCGTGGGGATTCGGAGCTATTCACTGCATGACAAAAGAAGAGCCTGTCCGCTAACTCTGAAGACTCGAATCAAATCCGTCGTCCCTAGACTGTGCTCACGCCCTCGTATTCAAGAATCGCCCTTTTTATGTCCAGACCCCAGCGGTAACCGTGAAGGTCCCCCGTTTTGCCTATGACGCGGTGGCACGGCACCAGGTAAGCAACCGGGTTTCCAGCCACAGCGTTCGAAACGGCTCTTACGGCTGCCGGCTTTCCGATCGACCTCGCGAGATCTGAATAGGACAGGGTTTCTCCCTCTTTGACTTCCAGCAGTTTTTCCCAGACCCTGAGCTGAAACTGCGTCCCAAGAAGCAGTATAGTAGGTGGCCGTCTTTCCGGAGAGAAAAGCACTTCCCGCAATGCCTCGGCCGTCTTCCCTTCATCTCTACAGTTCTTCGGGTTCTGCCATGTCTTCTTGAACTTTTCCATATGGGTCTGCGGGTCGGAGCGGAAAAAACTCATATGACATATACCTTCTTCGCAAACTCCGACAAGGCATTTTCCAAACGGGGTGCCATGAACTCCGAAGACAAGGCGAATCTCAGCCCTGACTCTCTTCTTTTTCTGAGAGGAAACCTCTTTTGCATTAACCAGAATATTCCGCCATAGGAGGCTCTTGGAATTTTTCAAGACACTTTTGTTGTGGTTATCAGTATTTATCAGCCTCAAGACAGAACTACCTCCTTCCGAAAATAGATCTCGCTATTATCATCTTGTGTATCTCGTTTGTACCCTCGTATATCTCCCCGACCTTCGAATCCCTGTAAATCTCTTCAACCTTGTAGGTGGAGGAGTCGTGGGCGAGTTCCACCATGAGCCCGAGGCCTCCAAATATCTGAACCGCGTCACGGGCCATGGTAACGCTTATTTCCGAGCCGTAGTACTTGGCGGCGGATGTCTCGAATGTTGGGAAAGGATCCCCCTTGTCAAGGCAGAGCGCGGCTTTCAGATACAAGTTTCTCGCGTTTTCTATCTCCACCGCCCTTTGCGCCAGCAGAAACTGCCAGTATTGAAAATCCGCTATCTTCTTTCCAAAAACCTCCCTTTGGTTCATGAACTCTATGCACTCATCAAACGCCGACTGAGCCATCCCCACTCCGCTTGCCCCGATCCCGGTCCTTCCGTAAAGAAGAGAGTTGACCGCCACTCGGAGGCCGTCTCCTTCCTTCCCTATGAGATTTTCCCGGGGCACCTCCACATCCTCAAGATATATGTCGTAGGTAAGCTCCCCCCTGTTTCCGAGTTTTTTATCCGGAGCGCTCACGGAACAACCCGGCGAATCAAGATCGACCACTATCATTATGGATTTGTCTCCTCCCACGCTTGCGAGCAGGGTAACGAAATCCGCCACTCCGGCGTTTGTTATGTAGCGCTTGCGGCCATTTATAATGTATTTTTTGCCCTTTTTCCTGGCTTTCGTTACGAGAGACTCGGTCCTTACGTCAGAACCTGACTGGGGCTCGGTCATCGCAAACGATGCCACGGAAGTTCCGTCGAGGGCAGGAGCGAGATATTTTTCCTTTATGTGGGGGGAGCCCATGGCTAAGGTCTTTCCCGAGAGCAGAAAGTGGGCATTTATCGTTCCCGCCACGCTAGCGCTTATGTAGGCCAGTTCCTCGGCCATGACCGCAGCTCCGCATGCGGGGTAGGAGAGGCCAAGTCCCCCGTCTTCCTTTGAAAACGGAATCCGGAAAAACCCTTCGGCCGCCATTTTCCTGAAAAGCCTGCGGGGAAAGTTCCTGTTTCTCTCTTTTTTCTCTCCTATATCCCGGGCCAGTGGAAAAACCTCTTTTTCCGCAAAGGCCCTCACCTTCTGTCTAATCTCCCTCGTCTCCTCGGGAAAAAGGTGCTCCTTGTAAAGCTTGGTCTGCATTCTTGAGGGTAACTTGCGCATTGTGCTAACTCCCGAAAAGATCGTGTTTTCAGAAAGACATCTCGGCAGATATCCTGTAAACAGTCTAACCAACTATCGGAGGAAGGTTAAAGCCGTCCCCAAGAGGCTAGCGCCCCGGAGGTGCAGGCAGGAACCGCGCCTTCTCACGGTCTTAAAATTCAAGTAAAATGAACCCGAGCAAACCCACGCGGAAGGAGGAAGCAATTGTCTTCGACGGGGATCGTCGTGCCCTACTGGGCGGACGTAAAAAAAGATGATCTTACCTATTTTTCGAAACTGGCCGAGAACCTAGGATATCATTCGATCTGGGTTCCCGAGATGTGGGGGCGTGACGCGTTCTCCCTTATATCCCACATGGCTTCGGTCACGGAGAAAATCAAACTGGCCACGGGAATCATCTCAGTCTACAGCAGAAGCCCAGCGCTTATCGCTCAGAGCGCCGCAACTATGGATGAGTATTGCGGGGGAAGACTGATTCTCGGCTTGGGAATAAGCAGTGTTTACCTGAATGAATACTGGCACGGCACAAAATTCGAGAGACCTATCCGCCGAACGCTTGAATGCGTCGAGATAATAAGAACGATAATCGCGGGAAAAAGGGTTAACTACGACGGGGAGATCTTCAGGCTCAGAAACTTCAGGCTTCTTTTCGAACCGCTTCGAAGCGAGATTCCTATATACATAGCGTCCATGGGACCGAAGAACATCGAGCTTACCTCCCGTGTCGCAGACGGCTGGATTCCCTATCTCTGCCCCGTGAGTCTCATAAACGAGAGGAAGAAAGTACTCGCTTCCGGCGAAAGAGAAATAACGGTAGCTCCGTTTTTACCGGCAATGGTTTCCGATGACCGAAGCGAATCAAGGGAAATCGTAAGAGAGTTCGTGGCTCTCTACGTATGCTCCATGGGAGATTACTACCACAAGCTTGTGAGCAGCTACGGATTCGGAGAGGAAGCGGACAGGGCAAAAAAACTCTGGCGCGATAACAGAGCAAAAGCAATAAAAAGCATAAGCGACGAACTGATTGACCTTGTTTCCGTGAGCGGATCCCCGGATGAGGGAAGAGAGAGCCTCAGGGCGTTCGCCGAGAACTCCGATCTTCCTATTTTAATGTTTCCCTACAACGCCTCGAAGGAGCAGATGGTCTTTGCCATGAAGGCGCTTGCGCCTTGAGGGAATAATTCGACTAAGGGTCAGGTCTTGAAATAATTTTCCGTCTTTGTTATAATTTACCGTATGGCAAGACCCTTAAGACCGGAATACCCAGGAGCGATCTATTACGTCTCCTCCGTAGGAAACAGGGGGCAGAGCGTCTTTCAGAACTCGGCCGACGGCAACGCGTGGATAGAAATTCTTGAGGGAGTATGCGGAAGGTTCGGCTGTCGCTGCTTCGGCTACTGCCTTATGTCCGACGGATACCATCTCGTCATTGAAACCCCGAAGCCTAACCTCTCAAAAGCCGTAAGACAGTTAAACGGAGTTTACACCCAGCGCTCAAACAGGCTGCACGACACAGACGGCCATGTTTTCCGGGGAAGGTATAAATCCATAGTCGTTGAAAAGGAGAGATACCTTCTGCCGCTTATGACCCACATTTTTCTCCTGCCGCTTCGAGCCGGCTTCGTAAAACATCCGAACCAGTTTAAATGGAGCAGCTGCAGGTATCTCTACAGAAAAGATGAAGCGCCTGAATATATCGACCTTGAATGGTTCTCCGAGGGCTTCTCCTCGGACACAGACAGTTTTGATGAATTTTGGGAGGAGAACCGTTCTCGCGACGTGATCTCGGAGACTCGAAAGCAGATATATCTCGGCGATGACAAATTCATAGAGCTTGTGCAGAAAAAAACCAAGAAAGGACCCCACTCAAAAGATATTCCCAGGTATCAGGTCACAAAACCCGCATCAAGCGTCTTAAACGGTCTCGAGCGAAGCGGGCATTCAAGGGACGAGGCCATAGCAAAGACCTATCTAACCGGGGACTACACGCTAAGGGAGGTCGCAGACGCAGTCTCCGTTCACTACTCGGTTGTAAGCAAAATCGTAAGCGAGTACGAAAAAAGCTCCACCCGCCCGCAGTAAAAACTCTCATCCAAGTCCCGAGAGTTCCTCGACCTCGTCCACCATCGCGCCTATTACGTTAAGTCCTGACTGCCAGAAATCGGGGTTGTTTATATCCACTCCTACCCCCGAGAGAAGCTGTGCCGGAGAAGCGCTTCCCCCAGAGCGGAGAAGCCGCATGTAATCGGGAACGAAAGATCTTCCCCGCTCCAGAAACATTCCGTAGAGAGCGAGGGTAAGCAGTTCGCCGAAGGAGTACGCATAGCAGTAAAATGGGGAGTGTATGAAATGGGGGATGTAGAGCCACCAGTAAGAGTAGTTTTCGGTGAGGGTGACAGAATCTCCGAACATCTGCCGGTTGGCCTCAATCCAAAGCTCGTTTATCCTCGGGGTCGCAAGCTCCCCTTTCTCTCTTCTTTCGCGGTGCAAGTTCTGCTCGAATCTTGTAAGCACCGCTTGTCTGAAAACCGTGGCCATTATGTCCTCAAGTTTCTCCGCTACCAGAATCAGCCTGCCTTCCCTCTCCGTCTCCACCTCTTTTAACCGATGAAACACGAGCATCTCAGCAAAAACGCTCGCGGTCTCGGCAGTGGTAAGAGGTGTGTGGGCCTGGAGATATCCTTGGCGCCTCGAGAGATACTGGTGCACTCCGTGACCGAGTTCATGGGCCAAGACCATCACGTCCCTGGGTTTTCCGGTGTAGTTTGTAAAGACGTAGGGATGCACGCTGGGAACCGTTCCGTGACTGAAGGCACCTCCTCTTTTTCCGTCCCGAAGTTCGGCATCTATCCAGTTTTTCTCGAAAAACAAAGATGCAGTCTTTTTCATCTTGGAAGAAAACTCTCCGAACGAAGAAAGTACGATCTCCTTTGCCTTCTCCCACGGCACCTGTTCCCTCTCTGAGCCCAGTGGAGCGTAGCGATCGTAGTCGTAGAACCTGCGGTATCCGAGAAGTTCTCTTTTAAGGCTGTAATAGCGCCTTACGAATCCAAAACTCTGCTCGCACGATTCAAGAAGCGTGTTCACAGCCCCGTGGGATATCTCGTTGCTGAGATGCCGCGCCGACATGGGATCTTCGTAGCTCCTAAGCCTGTCGTTTATCGAGTGGTCGTTTACAAGCGTGTTGAATATATAGGTAAGCACGTGCGAGTTTTCCTTAAGTCCTCTGGTAAGACCGGACCAGGCCGTCTTTCTCTTCTTTCTGTCCGGATCGTAGAGAAGGGAAAGAGTCCGGGACTGGTTCAGCCTCTCGACCTTGCCCGAAAGCCTCACACGAAACTGGATATTGTTCACCACCTCATCAAAAAGCCTTGAAAACGCCTTCTGTCCAGTGTTTGATTTTTCCTGAAGTATTTTTTCCTCGGGTTCCGAGAGGGTGTGGTCTCTGTACTGTCTTTCCTGCTCAAGGAAATGTCTGTATCCCGAAAGTTTCGGGTTATTCAGTAGTTTCTTCGCCCTTTTCTTGGGAACTGAAACCCACTCTACGTAAAAGAAGATAAGCTTTCTCTGAACTTCAGTCGCCTTCTGCTGCATTGACGAGCGAAAGGCACCGGTTTCGGGGTTCCGAGTGTCGGTAGCGAAAAGAAGGTAGGCAAAGGAAAGTATTTTTCCGATTCCCTCCGATAAGTGCTCAAGCTCCCTTACCGCTTCCGCGAGTTTCCCCGCAGTAAGCGAAGAAGACTTTATCTTGCCCCTGTACTTTTCCTCAAACCTGTCGGCACGCGCCGATATTCTCTCGAAATCCTTCTCCAAGCGGGGATCAGAAATTCCTTCGTAAAGGTCTCCAAGATCCCACCTTACGTCTTCTGCTTTCGCCATGTCCATCTTTCTAACCCTTTGTCGGGAGCAAAAACAAATTTACTCCTGAAGCAGGTATATGTCCTCAAGCGCCCGTCCCCTTTCCATGTAATCCATTCCATAGCCCACGAGAAATCCTTCGTCCACCCTAAAACCCACATAATCAGGTTCTGGACCCCTTGGATTTTTTCCCCTTTTGTCCACAAGCGCGCATATCCGAAG comes from the Candidatus Dadabacteria bacterium genome and includes:
- a CDS encoding acyl-CoA dehydrogenase, with translation MRKLPSRMQTKLYKEHLFPEETREIRQKVRAFAEKEVFPLARDIGEKKERNRNFPRRLFRKMAAEGFFRIPFSKEDGGLGLSYPACGAAVMAEELAYISASVAGTINAHFLLSGKTLAMGSPHIKEKYLAPALDGTSVASFAMTEPQSGSDVRTESLVTKARKKGKKYIINGRKRYITNAGVADFVTLLASVGGDKSIMIVVDLDSPGCSVSAPDKKLGNRGELTYDIYLEDVEVPRENLIGKEGDGLRVAVNSLLYGRTGIGASGVGMAQSAFDECIEFMNQREVFGKKIADFQYWQFLLAQRAVEIENARNLYLKAALCLDKGDPFPTFETSAAKYYGSEISVTMARDAVQIFGGLGLMVELAHDSSTYKVEEIYRDSKVGEIYEGTNEIHKMIIARSIFGRR
- a CDS encoding M3 family oligoendopeptidase, with the protein product MDMAKAEDVRWDLGDLYEGISDPRLEKDFERISARADRFEEKYRGKIKSSSLTAGKLAEAVRELEHLSEGIGKILSFAYLLFATDTRNPETGAFRSSMQQKATEVQRKLIFFYVEWVSVPKKRAKKLLNNPKLSGYRHFLEQERQYRDHTLSEPEEKILQEKSNTGQKAFSRLFDEVVNNIQFRVRLSGKVERLNQSRTLSLLYDPDRKKRKTAWSGLTRGLKENSHVLTYIFNTLVNDHSINDRLRSYEDPMSARHLSNEISHGAVNTLLESCEQSFGFVRRYYSLKRELLGYRRFYDYDRYAPLGSEREQVPWEKAKEIVLSSFGEFSSKMKKTASLFFEKNWIDAELRDGKRGGAFSHGTVPSVHPYVFTNYTGKPRDVMVLAHELGHGVHQYLSRRQGYLQAHTPLTTAETASVFAEMLVFHRLKEVETEREGRLILVAEKLEDIMATVFRQAVLTRFEQNLHRERREKGELATPRINELWIEANRQMFGDSVTLTENYSYWWLYIPHFIHSPFYCYAYSFGELLTLALYGMFLERGRSFVPDYMRLLRSGGSASPAQLLSGVGVDINNPDFWQSGLNVIGAMVDEVEELSGLG
- a CDS encoding agmatine deiminase family protein encodes the protein MSDSHAVRYRLPAEWEPHGATWLVWPQNTRDWPGKFQKIKFVYRKIVSHLLESEKVRIIVNPGETRKHVKSFLKKESVDLANVEFYECPTNRSWIRDSGPFFVREDSAEPSILDFRFNGWAKYHDWENDDLVPGFIAETLGIDLLSPNRLGKKIVLEGGSIDVNGKGSLITTEQCLLSLDKQARNPSFEKKDYEEIFSEYLGATNVLWLSEGIEGDDTNGHVDDICRFIDPSTVVLSLEDSPEDPNCSPLRENLEILQDLRLEDGGKIEVVPLPMPSPLFFDGERLPATYANFYISNEKVLVPTYNDPKDREALGILSELFPAKRVVGIDCVDLAWGFGAIHCMTKEEPVR
- a CDS encoding addiction module toxin RelE: MARPLRPEYPGAIYYVSSVGNRGQSVFQNSADGNAWIEILEGVCGRFGCRCFGYCLMSDGYHLVIETPKPNLSKAVRQLNGVYTQRSNRLHDTDGHVFRGRYKSIVVEKERYLLPLMTHIFLLPLRAGFVKHPNQFKWSSCRYLYRKDEAPEYIDLEWFSEGFSSDTDSFDEFWEENRSRDVISETRKQIYLGDDKFIELVQKKTKKGPHSKDIPRYQVTKPASSVLNGLERSGHSRDEAIAKTYLTGDYTLREVADAVSVHYSVVSKIVSEYEKSSTRPQ
- a CDS encoding methylated-DNA--[protein]-cysteine S-methyltransferase; protein product: MSFFRSDPQTHMEKFKKTWQNPKNCRDEGKTAEALREVLFSPERRPPTILLLGTQFQLRVWEKLLEVKEGETLSYSDLARSIGKPAAVRAVSNAVAGNPVAYLVPCHRVIGKTGDLHGYRWGLDIKRAILEYEGVSTV
- a CDS encoding LLM class flavin-dependent oxidoreductase, translated to MSSTGIVVPYWADVKKDDLTYFSKLAENLGYHSIWVPEMWGRDAFSLISHMASVTEKIKLATGIISVYSRSPALIAQSAATMDEYCGGRLILGLGISSVYLNEYWHGTKFERPIRRTLECVEIIRTIIAGKRVNYDGEIFRLRNFRLLFEPLRSEIPIYIASMGPKNIELTSRVADGWIPYLCPVSLINERKKVLASGEREITVAPFLPAMVSDDRSESREIVREFVALYVCSMGDYYHKLVSSYGFGEEADRAKKLWRDNRAKAIKSISDELIDLVSVSGSPDEGRESLRAFAENSDLPILMFPYNASKEQMVFAMKALAP